The following DNA comes from Schistocerca piceifrons isolate TAMUIC-IGC-003096 chromosome 3, iqSchPice1.1, whole genome shotgun sequence.
ATCCCAATCAATTTGTAGGTATCAGATTTTTATTGCTCCAACACGTTTTGAGTTGAAAAACGTCACTGGGCAACTATAGAACTGCTAAAACATTGACTTATGCATACAATGACTTTACTATGGTGTTCCTGTCTTTACATGCAATATAGAATGTTATGTTTACCAGTATGATTTCTTCTTTCAGTCTGCTCCTAATCTTCCATTACTTAGTTGattgatttttcttcttcttcttcttcttcttcttcttctttattttaaGTTTCAAGTTACAGACTCCTACCCCCATACCAATGCAACTTCAACAAATTTCAGTCCATCACTGAACATGTGGTGCACTCTGACATCACAAAGCAggcttccaccaccaccaccaccaccaccacattgctGTTCAATATGAAGCATATGACACTGACATCCTTTCCACACTCCATGGGCAGGATCTCTGAGGCCAGCTGCCAATCTACATAAGAAACTAGCAACAACTGCAGTTTTTCCACTTCCAGATTTGAAAAACCCCGCGTATCCAGACATGCTCTAGGGAATAGTGATATGACCCTAACTGCTCACATCGCATACTAAAGGTATGGCAGGCAACACTGATATAAACCTCAGGTTTCTGAGCAGAAGATGCAGCCGTCTATAATTATAACAATGATTcgtctttaaatgttcagaaatatactaCTGGACaatgaaataattagaaaaatCATGGTGTTCTTTGACGATAATATCAATGGGTGATAACTGGATTATGTCAATTCAAACCAGTTTGCGAGGATACAAAAAAATAATGATCACAGATTCAATCATAGTTAAAACAAGTAGCAGACAGGTTCACAATCGTAaagtgcagtcaatctacaaaggatactgcttacaaaacacttattcAATTTATCATACAATGCTGCCTGGGTGCACGGGACACACATTAAATATTGATCAACCGAAAGTTGTGATTCCACACGTCTGATGTAGGTAACTGTTTTGTTACTTCATGTGCCGtactttttctttttgagtcaggTTGTGTAAATGGCATGTTTTAGTATTTGGTGGAGGACTCATGTTGGATGTTTAGGTTACGAAGTTTTTCATTAGGCATCTTAGTGAGTCATTTGACACTGTCAGTCATGTGTGTGAGGTTATCATTGGCAGAGAGGATGCCAGTTTGCAAACGAGTTACTTTAGTTTTACGTAGTGTGGGTGATGGATTCATTCTTGTGTTTTTTATAATTAATGCTGGGTGTTTCTTATGTCTGGGAATTTTCGTTTTTGACAAACAGGGCAGTTTTGGAATTGCGTTTGGGTTCATAGTATCAAGGGCTTCGTTTGAGCTATGTAGACCAAGTTCAATTTGCAACACCGGACTTTTGAATTTTGTGTAGGTTCCTTGTATCGAGGGCTCTATTTGAGCTACAAAGATATGGAAGATTTACAATACCAATGGTTTTTAGTTTTTGCATTTATTGATTGTGTTGAAAATTTTGTATACTTTATTTCTGAGTTAATACTAATAATTGTTGTCGCCACCCAAGATACCTACATCCCGCAGTTCTCCCCCTTAATTTCATTTCCTTGCTGGAGTTGAAATATTTCGCATGCTATTTATGTTTCTTCACGGGTTTAATAAGGTGTCATGGTTGAAATAAGGGTGCCAACCATTCTTATGGCGTTATGGGTCAAAGCAGACTGGTGGAATCACAACTATCAGTAATCTCACAAATAGGACTAAAATGCAACATTTAACATACACAAAGAAGGCATCATGAATGGACACACAGTTGTCTAAGGAGAGACAAAGACACACCAAAAAccctaaaatatattaattacaaCACAAACACAGGCCTTTAAGCAGTTATTATTCCTGGATTCCATGAGTGAATGCAGAAGAAAATAGCTCTAATGTGTGGTAGAACACCAAGTAGCCTATCCATTGCCATGCACTTGACATCTATGTGCACCACATGTCACCTCCAGAGAATAATCCAAAGGGCACAAGACTGATCCAGAAACAAGCCATACACTTCTATAAGATCAGGATAGTTCTTCCTTGGTGAAAATCTATCCAAAAAACAATTACTAAACTTCACCAAATAACACCACTTTCTGGACTACTACTTGATTTTAAGTTGCTATGTACACTAAATGGGAACCAACTGCATGCCACGTAACACCCTTCAGTTTCTCAGTAGCAGCAAATGGGTAACTGATTACACAGTTTACATTTTTGCAAGCCCCTAATCCTGTCTCACTTTCTCCATCACAGATGGATAAATAGTTCTGATGGTATGAGACTTGCTCGACCCAGTCTACTATAGACACATGAGGTTGACAActtccgcttccccccccccccccccaaagatggaATCCAGTTCCCTTCCCATCaacaaatcaatctctctctctctctctctctctctctctgtatgtgtgtgtctgtctttgTACTATTTCTGTAAATGAATATGAACAATGTGAGCAACAGAGTGGCAGAGTGGTCAGGAGAAAATGAATCATTGCTAATAAAAGAAAAGTCACGGGTAATTGTTTGTGTAACAACCAAGTAGCACAGACAAAAGGTCGAACAGAAAATCTCATGTTCAGCACGAAATTTCCAAGCCACTCAAAATTACAACTGGGATACTGAGAAAGAATAAATTCATAGCTAGCTTCCTTCACCTGTGAATAGAAAAAAAAGAGGGGATTATATCAGGAATGGGTGATACTCTAAACAACTATTTAAGATTAGTCTGACACCAGATGGTAAGAACTGAGGAGTAAATGCTGGCTTTTCATCAGTTGTTATTGCTTGGAGGTAGGTAGTATCCTATAAAGCAGCATACCTTGTCCTGCTTTGCTCATTGATTACATTACAGTTTTGTTAAATAGTCTATTTCTGTTAGTTTGAGATATGTAAACTACCAATGAAAAGCTCTAAAATCAGAATGTGTGCGACATCGCCTGAATATTCTTTGAAGAAAATGTCTGAACTATGAAAGCAAGGAGGCCAAAGCTATGGGGTGTTTAACTGAACATAATTCTGCAATAGACATCTGTGAGCATGCAACAGTATCAGTGAGCAATCAGTTCTGATTCGGCTATAATAACTGACATCTCGTAAAAACACTGAACCTTGAATATGGCAGCAACTCACCTAAATTCTTGTGTAGCCTGGAAACTGTCGTCCTCTGTGATGGAGAACACACAAAGAAATCCTTCTCCACTACGGAAATAATTATCTCTGAAAGCAAATGTTGGAGTATTAGCCCAGACATACAACAATTACAGGAACGCATacactgtcactgaaatgataagaACCTTATCGCAGCATAGTCTTCTTGGCCAGCAGTATCTAAGATATCAATCTGGACTTCTTCACCGTCTAAAACAACTTTCTTTCGATATGAATCTGCCTTCGTCGGCTCATAATCCTCAACGAACTGAAAACGACGCAAAATATAAACCACACAGTCTACATTTAACATTAAATAATGTTCGTTCCTCATACGTAAGTCTTTGGCTTACCTCGTCATACATAAACTGTAGTGTCAAGGCTGATTTGCCGACACCTCCACTCCCTACCATAATAACTTTATGGAGAGCTGGTTGCTGACTCGGTTTCTTGGACATTGTTTACTTTTCGGCCCAAAAGACGTTCCTGAAAAAGTTTAACAATCAGCCAATTTACTTCAGCACTAGTTGCTTGCACtactgtttttatattttcctcCCCTTGCGCTTACCGGCAGTAAGCTAATCCAGTTTCAACGCAACAAACGTATCCTACGAAAATACTTCTAAAACTTCTCACAATGCAATCAATACACACCCGTACTTCTACTCAAATGTTCTTAAAGCGCTACAACTACAAGATTCAACACTCTTGTTACGAAGCAAAGACTATCGGTACTCGGTAGCAGCAGAGGCGTTGTCTGCTTACAACCAAAACCAGGCTAAGTACTTATAAGTCGTTGACCTTCTGTACAATTTAACTGAGTAGTATGTGgaacaaacaataaaaaagaaacttGGAAAGTTGTACATGGATCATTGCATTTGTGTCAACAACCTGTGTTTAAATTGATCGGAAAATCCCAAACTGACGTCTTGAACGAAAGAAACGGGAAACTGCagtcatttattttacattttaccacAACAAGCGATACATCCATAAAATAACCCCCTTAACAGCAACCGTAATGTTGGCAATACGATGTCATTAGTATGAAATTAAATATGCTTATTAGTACGGAAATGAGCGTGAGAATTGGCGTTGAGGAATATGGAACTACGGGGAGCAATGCTTGATCTTATTGCCGAAAAAT
Coding sequences within:
- the LOC124787770 gene encoding ras-related protein Ral-a isoform X1 is translated as MSKKPSQQPALHKVIMVGSGGVGKSALTLQFMYDEFVEDYEPTKADSYRKKVVLDGEEVQIDILDTAGQEDYAAIRDNYFRSGEGFLCVFSITEDDSFQATQEFREQILRVKNDENIPFLLVGNKSDLDEKRKVSLADATARAQQWGVPYVETSAKTRENVDKVFFDLMREIRSRKMEDNKTNNGRGKDKNKRKKLKCVIL
- the LOC124787770 gene encoding ras-related protein Ral-a isoform X2, which translates into the protein MSKKPSQQPALHKVIMVGSGGVGKSALTLQFMYDEFVEDYEPTKADSYRKKVVLDGEEVQIDILDTAGQEDYAAIRDNYFRSGEGFLCVFSITEDDSFQATQEFREQILRVKNDENIPFLLVGNKSDLDEKRKVSLADATARAQQWGVPYVETSAKTRENVDKVFYDLMREIAKQKAADGNTERKEENGAKSCCVIL